The nucleotide sequence TGGCCGGCTCGCCCTCTTCCACATGATGACCCAGCGACGTCAGCAGCCGCGCCGCGTTTTCCACCGCCCGCACCGCTTCCGCATGCACCGGGGTACCGATCGGCGAACGGGTGCTGAAGGCAATGCGCAGCTTGCCCGGATCACGGCCCACTTCGTCCAGATAAGGCCGCTCCGGCGGCGCCAGATGAAACTGCACCCCCGGCTCATCGCCGTGGGTGGCGTCCAGCAGCGCGGCGCTGTCGCGCACCGAGCGCGTCACCGCGTGATTGATCGACATGCCGTGCATGGCTTCGGTGAACTGTGGCCCCCAGGGCGTGCGGCCCCGGCCCGGCTTGAGGCCGAACAGGCCACAGCAGGCCGCCGGAATGCGAATGGAGCCCCCGCCATCGTTGGCACCGGCAAACGGCACCACGCCGGCGGCCACCAGCGCGGCGGAACCGCCCGAGGAACCGCCGGGCGTATGGTCCGTGTTCCAGGGGTTGCGGGTGGCGCCCCAGGCCAGCGGCTCGGTGATGCCCTTGGCGCCGAATTCCGGCGTATTGGTGCGACCAAAAATAATCAGCCCGGCGTCCAGCCAGCGGCGTACCAGCTCGCTGTCCTCGGTGGCGCGGCGGCCGATCTGCTTCAGGGCGCGGTTGCCAAGATAGTGCGGCACACCGGCCATTTCCTGGAACAGGTCCTTGACCAGCATCGGCACGCCGGCAAACGGCCCGGAGAGATGCTGCCCGGCCCGTCGCCGGGCCTGTTCATACAGGGGAATGATCAGGCCATTGAGCGCCGGGTTGACCTGCTCGGCACGGGCAATCGCCAGCTCCAGCAGTTCAGTTGGGGTCACTTCCCCCCGGTCCACCAGCGCCGCCAGCGCCAGGCCATCCAGTTTGCGGTATTCCTCGAAATGCATGAGCGTTCCCTTTTGTCCTTATTCTTGTGCGTCCACAGGGTCGTGGCCTGTGGGACATCCGTGCAGCGCAGCCAGACTCACCCGATCATACCCGTGCCGCCAGGCCGTCGCAGCCCCGCCTGAAAACTGTGCCGCCCCGTCCATCGGGACTGTCCGGTCAGGCCCGTCACACAGGGCCGCCGGCTTGAGTGACATCCGGCGCTGCCGCATACTACGCCCCCTGTCGTGCTCCT is from Isoalcanivorax pacificus W11-5 and encodes:
- a CDS encoding amidase, which gives rise to MHFEEYRKLDGLALAALVDRGEVTPTELLELAIARAEQVNPALNGLIIPLYEQARRRAGQHLSGPFAGVPMLVKDLFQEMAGVPHYLGNRALKQIGRRATEDSELVRRWLDAGLIIFGRTNTPEFGAKGITEPLAWGATRNPWNTDHTPGGSSGGSAALVAAGVVPFAGANDGGGSIRIPAACCGLFGLKPGRGRTPWGPQFTEAMHGMSINHAVTRSVRDSAALLDATHGDEPGVQFHLAPPERPYLDEVGRDPGKLRIAFSTRSPIGTPVHAEAVRAVENAARLLTSLGHHVEEGEPAIDGEQMTADWLQMWFAHCAATVDAVRRETGCDDDGFEPDTLVMAAFGRSTRASEYVENYQRWQLYTQQLSSFLQRYDFWLTPTLAMPPAKIGELSTPAWQQAASKLVLRLGASRLVLKSGMLEKMARENLRYTPFTQVGNVTGVPAMSVPLHWCDNGLPLGVQFIGDHGDEGKLIRLAAQLEQASPWMHRLAPV